The proteins below come from a single Ostrinia nubilalis chromosome Z, ilOstNubi1.1, whole genome shotgun sequence genomic window:
- the LOC135087114 gene encoding uncharacterized protein LOC135087114, with protein sequence MYRQIKVANEDVDYQRLVWRSKPQEDIEHLRLLRVTFGTASAPYLAVRALHQVAYDEGKQFPLAAERVLNDFYVDDLLTGCDTVLEGKQIFQQMNELLNKGGFELQKWSSNNETLLNEISKDSETTTSNLELKVDEIIKILGLTWNRRTDVFEYSVQLPPISEPVTKRKVISDISKLYDPLGWLAPVIVKAKMFIQKLWLAGIGWDEELPAKLFKEWSTYRGELTALTQFRLPRWIGTNSKCITVELHGFSDASSDAYAAVVYARVVDEAGNVMVTLITCKTKVAPIKQISIPKLELCGAVLLAKLLKEVSEILKVPKSNLHAWTDSTIVLAWLSSHPSRWKTFIANRVSEILAILDREQWSHVVSSDNPADCASRGVNPSEYDTLPLWKSGPAWLKNITIEHDRTDIKDTNLEEKEKKAYHVTKEDEFELWTKYSSLQKLIRVIAYCRRFASKAKKSIEATTFPIWLTSKELSEAILISIKACQAAHFAQEIKDIETAGTVSKKSKLTTLTPFLDREGILRVGGRLERANISDNKKHPIVLPSKSHFTDLVIADAHQRTLHGGPQLMVNYLRSKYWILDVKNRTKLFVRKCVTCVRHAAQFRHQLMGQLPPARITPIRPFYQSGVDYAGPIQIRASKGRGYRAYKGYICLFVCMATRAVHLEAVTDLTSQGFLAAFKRFVSRRGHCADLYSDNGTNFVGAARELKTLVAQEHSTMAREIADSLATAGTTWHFIPPRAPHFGGIWESGIKSTKHHLKRVIGTATLTYEEISTLLYQIEACLNSRPLTQISTNSQDPTPLTPGHFIIGEPLVLVPDNNYETSTISSLKRWQLTQQMLQVFWRRWSNEYLTQFLQRYKWANKTPEPRIGDVVLIKEDDLPPAKWLMGIIIEKHKGLDNLTS encoded by the coding sequence ATGTATCGCCAGATAAAAGTTGCTAACGAAGATGTAGATTATCAACGATTAGTCTGGCGATCCAAGCCGCAAGAAGATATCGAACATCTGCGATTGTTGCGAGTCACCTTTGGCACTGCCTCAGCCCCATATCTTGCAGTCAGAGCATTGCATCAAGTCGCGTATGATGAAGGTAAACAGTTTCCATTGGCAGCAGAAAGAGTCCTAAATGATTTTTATGTGGATGATCTACTTACTGGTTGTGACACAGTTCTGGAAggaaaacaaatatttcaaCAAATGAATGAGTTACTAAACAAAGGGGGATTTGAACTTCAAAAATGGTCAAGCAATAATGAAACACTGTTGAACGAAATAAGCAAGGATTCAGAAACAACAACAAGCAATTTGGAACTCAAAGTAGATGAAATTATCAAAATTCTTGGACTTACCTGGAACCGACGAACTGACGTCTTCGAATACTCCGTGCAGCTACCACCTATCAGTGAACCTGTAACAAAGAGAAAAGTTATTTCAGATATTTCAAAGTTGTATGACCCTTTGGGATGGCTTGCTCCAGTCATCGTAAAAGCaaaaatgttcatacaaaagctATGGTTAGCAGGAATCGGTTGGGATGAGGAGTTACCAGCAAAGCTTTTTAAAGAATGGAGTACTtaccgaggtgaacttactgcACTTACTCAATTTCGTCTGCCGCGCTGGATTGGTACGAATTCAAAGTGTATCACAGTTGAGTTACACGGCTTCAGCGACGCTTCGTCTGATGCATATGCTGCTGTAGTCTATGCGCGCGTGGTAGATGAAGCTGGAAATGTTATGGTCACTCTTATCACCTGCAAAACAAAAGTAGCTCCAATAAAGCAAATTTCCATCCCGAAGCTTGAGTTGTGCGGCGCTGTTCTACTAGCGAAGTTGTTAAAGGAAGTCTCAGAAATTTTGAAGGTACCAAAGTCAAACTTACATGCATGGACGGACTCAACGATCGTTTTAGCTTGGTTGAGCAGTCAtccaagtcgctggaagacgTTCATAGCAAATCGAGTGTCAGAGATTTTAGCTATTTTAGACCGAGAACAGTGGTCACATGTGGTATCCTCTGATAACCCTGCAGATTGCGCTTCCCGTGGAGTCAACCCATCTGAATATGATACACTTCCTCTCTGGAAAAGTGGACCTGCATGgttaaaaaacataaccataGAACACGACAGAACGGACATAAAGGACACAAACCTAGaagagaaagaaaagaaagcttACCATGTAACCAAAGAAGATGAATTTGAATTGTGGACCAAGTATTCGtctttacaaaaactaataagAGTTATAGCTTATTGTAGGAGATTTGCATCAAAGGCAAAGAAATCTATTGAAGCAACGACTTTTCCGATATGGTTAACTAGCAAAGAACTATCAGAAGCAATTCTAATTAGCATAAAAGCGTGTCAAGCTGCTCATTTTGCACAAGAAATCAAAGATATCGAGACTGCAGGTACCGTTAGTAAGAAGAGCAAACTTACCACTTTGACTCCTTTTCTGGATCGTGAAGGCATTTTGAGAGTTGGTGGTCGTCTTGAGAGAGCTAACATCAGTGATAACAAAAAACACCCGATTGTTTTACCATCAAAATCTCACTTCACAGATCTTGTCATTGCCGATGCTCACCAACGAACCCTTCACGGAGGACCTCAATTGATGGTAAATTATCTACGATCGAAATATTGGATTCTTGATGTAAAAAACCGCACAAAATTGTTTGTGCGCAAATGTGTCACATGTGTACGACATGCAGCACAATTTAGACATCAACTCATGGGACAGCTACCTCCAGCACGCATCACGCCGATACGCCCATTTTATCAGAGTGGAGTTGATTATGCTGGACCCATCCAGATCAGAGCTTCTAAAGGTAGAGGTTACCGAGCATACAAAGGCTACATTTGCCTATTTGTATGCATGGCCACAAGGGCTGTGCATCTAGAGGCTGTAACCGATCTCACTTCACAGGGATTTCTAGCAGCTTTTAAACGATTTGTTTCGAGACGTGGACATTGCGCTGATCTCTACAGCGATAATGGAACGAACTTTGTGGGCGCCGCTCGAGAGTTGAAGACCTTGGTGGCCCAAGAGCACTCAACCATGGCTAGAGAAATCGCAGATAGTTTGGCCACAGCTGGAACCACGTGGCATTTCATCCCACCAAGAGCTCCTCATTTCGGTGGAATATGGGAGAGTGGGATAAAATCTACCAAACATCATCTGAAGCGAGTGATCGGCACAGCAACCCTTACCTATGAAGAAATATCTACGTTGTTATACCAAATTGAAGCGTGTCTTAACTCAAGGCCGTTAACACAGATCAGTACCAATTCACAAGATCCAACACCTCTCACACCAGGTCATTTTATCATCGGTGAACCTTTAGTACTTGTGCCCGATAACAATTATGAAACGTCAACAATATCATCTTTGAAACGCTGGCAGCTAACCCAACAAATGCTCCAGGTCTTTTGGCGTAGGTGGTCAAACGAATATTTAACTCAGTTTTTGCAGCGGTACAAATGGGCAAATAAAACACCAGAGCCTAGAATTGGGGATGTAGTCTTAATTAAAGAGGACGATCTTCCTCCTGCGAAGTGGTTAATGGGCATAATTATCGAAAAGCACAAAGGTTTGGACAACCTTACTAGTTAG